AGGTCGAGCAGGCCGCACTCCGTCAGCTGCTTCAAATGATGGGACAGCGTCGACCCGGCGACCGATTCCAGCTTGCTGCCGATATCCGAGCAGCAGAGCGTCCGCTCTCCCGTGAGCAGCAAGGCGATTTTGAGGCGGGTCGGCTCCCCGAGCGCCTTGTAGATTTTGACCGCTTGCCTGATCTCCGCCGTTTCTTCCATCATTGCCGCTCACCCTTGTCGTTTCGTTATTTCTAGATGCATTGAATTATACGATATCATACGCTTTTAGGGAAGTAAACAGGAATCGGCCCGGCCGGGCGCGAACTTGTTATCCTATATTTATGTCGATCAGGAAGGAACCGGATACCACGATGGAAAACGAACGCGAACGAATCATGGAAGCCGCCAGGCAATTTGCCCGCTCGGAGCTGGAGCATGATGCGACCGGCCACGACTGGTGGCACATTCACCGTGTCGTCACGATGGCGGAGCGGCTCGCCCGGGCGGAAGGGGCGGACGTCTTCGTCTGCATCGCCGCCGCCGCGCTGCACGATGTGGCGGATGAGAAGCTGAACGAATCGAAGGAAGCGGGGCTCCGCAAAGTGAGCGGCTGGCTGGAGCGGCAGGCGATGACGGACGCGGACAGGGCTCATGTGACGGATATTATTGCGACGATGTCTTATCGCGGCGGCGCCAACCCGCCAATGCGCACGCTGGAAGGCAAGGTCGTCCAGGATGCGGACCGGCTCGACGCGATCGGAGCGATCGCCATTGCCCGGACGTTTCTGTATGCCGGCTGGAAGGGCGATCCGATCCACGATCCGCAGCTTCCGCCGCGCGAAACGATGACGGCGGAGGAGTACCGGCGCGGCCGGAGCACGGCGATCAACCATTTTCACGAAAAGCTGCTCAAGCTGAGCGCCTTGATCAACACGC
This genomic window from Paenibacillus humicola contains:
- a CDS encoding ArsR/SmtB family transcription factor, yielding MMEETAEIRQAVKIYKALGEPTRLKIALLLTGERTLCCSDIGSKLESVAGSTLSHHLKQLTECGLLDLRKDGTYIYYSMNLDVARKYAPYLLQ
- a CDS encoding HD domain-containing protein, with product MENERERIMEAARQFARSELEHDATGHDWWHIHRVVTMAERLARAEGADVFVCIAAAALHDVADEKLNESKEAGLRKVSGWLERQAMTDADRAHVTDIIATMSYRGGANPPMRTLEGKVVQDADRLDAIGAIAIARTFLYAGWKGDPIHDPQLPPRETMTAEEYRRGRSTAINHFHEKLLKLSALINTPSARAIAEERHAFMEQYVERFYREWSGEM